TTTAACTCACTTTCTTTACCATTTCCATTATGGATATTCGACGTCAATCTATATTTTCCGGCTTTCGGCAGATACAGCTTCCACGCAACCTCCTGATTTCCCTTCAATGCTAAATAGTCCGGCCGCGTACCGTCGAATGCTTTCAATCCAACTCCCGGAGTAATAACATTTCTTGCATTCAATGCAAAACCGCCAAACGTGGATTCCCCCACTACTTGATCATCTAAATAGATCTCATCGAAACTCAACTTAATCACCGAAACATAAGGATCCGGTTGTCTATCGGGAACCTGGATATGCATCAAAGGGCCGAACTGCTCCACCGGTAAATTAAGCTGCCCGTTGGGGGTCAAAAGTGTTGCACGAACCGGCTTTCCCATCAGCCCAGAAACGCGAAGTCTTTTATCCAATGGCCAATTGTAAACATGAAGATATAAGTTCTTCCCGCTTTGATCCTGAGTAATTCGCCCCCAGTCATGTTGCGTACTTTTTAATTTCAGCCCTTTGTTGGCATACAAAGCTTCGCCATATAGTGCTAACCACTTACCAATCGTCTCCAAACGTTCTACTCCCTCGAAAGGCACAGACCCATCTGCTCTAGGTCCAATGTTTAGGGTATATGATCCATTTAAACTCACATTATTGATCAAGGATTGGAAAATCTGATTGGTGGATTTCCATTCGTTCTCTAGCGCATTGAAACCCCAGGAATGCGCAATAGTACCCGGCGTTTCCCAAATATGATCCGTATAAGCTTCTCCGAATACATTATCACCCAAAGTTTCAAAATCAACATTTTCATTACTAATTGGAAGCCCTAAACGAGAATTTATCAAGCAATTTGGCTGCAATTGGTGTATCATGTTCGCCAGCTGATCCAACTGTTCCTTCTTGATGATACTTTCCTGATAAGGGATCCACATATCGAACCACATCAACGCAATATCACCGTAGTTTGTCAGAAGCTCACGTACCTGTGGGATCACCTTTTCCTGCCAATATTGATTGTATTGCGCGTCCGTTACTCGCCCGGTTACTTCTTGATTATGGCTCCAGGCATAAGGGTGTTGCCAATCGATCCAATGAGAATAATAAAAGCCCAATTTCATGTTATGCTTTCGACAGGCATCGGCTATCTCCTTAATTACATCTCGCCCGCTCCCGCTCAACTTTGGCAAGGAATAGCTCCCCACTTTCGTATCCCAAAGTGCAACTCCATCGTGATGTTTTGAAGTAATAATGATATATTTCATACCGGCCTTTTTGGCCAGCAAAACCCATTCCTCAGGATTGATCTTTTCCCAATCAAATCGCTTTGCTAATTCTCCATATTCAGCTTCGCCTATCCGATTCCTATATCGGATCCACTCTGCATAGTTATTTGGATGGCGCAGGCGCTCTCCCTTCCAAATTCCCTCGGTAGCACTATAGAGCCCCCAATGAATGAACATTCCGTAGCGGGCATCCGCTAACCACTGAGCCTTGTCGCTCTGTGCAGTGGCAAAAAACGTGTAAATGATAAATAAAAATAATAGGCTTAATTTTCTCATGAATTATAGTGTAAATATCGGCTTTAATGAGTTGTTCAAATATAGTAATTCGTGTAGTCTATCGCTATAATTTCAGCCATCCTGACTGGCAAAAACAATAAATTCCTATAGGGCAGTGCCCTATAGGAATTCGATATGATGTAAAACTGAATTAGTTTTTCTTAGCCCACCAAAGTGGAGTTAAAACTTTGTCTTCACCACCTAATGCAGTCACCGCTTGTGCATATCCTTCAGGCGACGATTCTCTAAACACAGAAGGGAAAGGAATACGTTGAGGGAAGAATTTCACACGGTTTGTCATTACGTTTCCACTATTTAAATCCGGAAGATTTGTCAATGGATTTTCAACAGCTGGATTTTCGAAAAACGGCAATCCTAATCTTCTGTGATCACTCCATGCCTCCAGTGGCAACCATGGCATATTAGCAATATATTTTTGCGTAATAATCTTCGTTAAAGCATCGTTACGAACAGTACCGTTTTTATAGATGGTATTTGCCGGATAAGCGATACTTGCAGTTCCTGTAGCATTAGTATAGCCATCGACATAGCTCATGCTGTGCGAATTTCCAGGCTCTGTTGTGTGTGTAAATTTAGCTGACGTTCCAACGCGGTTGTAATCCTCAGATGCCAAGTAAGCAGCAGCATGTTGAGAAACACCCCAGTACTCAAAGCTTGATTTTACCCCATTCTCATACGCAGCTTGTGCTGTTGTTCCTACAGACCAACCTTTCAATGCCGCTTCCGCTAATAAGAAATAAGATTCCCATGCTGCAAAGAATACACGTTTTGCACCACTTGCTCTAAATGCTTGTGATAGGCCAGGAATCTTTCCAATTTGTACCGAACGGATGCCATTTGCTGTACCCAATGCACCAAAGTCACCAATAGCAGTCGTACTCCATGTATTTTTAGTGTTCAACTTGATATCGCCAGAAGCGCGTTTCATTGTTACCTCTGTTTCCTTTGCATCATTCGTCCAAGATGGATAGTTTGACCAAGTGCTGCTTGAAACATCTCCAGGAATATAGAATGTTTTGTAAGCGCGTGGATCGATTGTATTAGGAAGCCCATCGAAGAAGTACCCTGCAGAAGGGTCATTCGTTTTAACAGAATAATGCTCTAACATACGCTTTCCTACATAGTTTGCTGGCTTAATCGCTGAATGGAAGCTCGCTGCAAGTTGATCTTGAGACTTAATACCACCTAAACCTAAGTATAGATTGTTTAACGTTGCTGATAGCACTTGTCCATTCCATTCGCGGCTCATGACACCCGATAGTGGGTCCCATCCTGGTTTCTCTTGAATAGCGAACATTTCACTTGCATTCTTAATGTAGTTACCGCCTGCTGCTGCACTTTCAAATTCTGCTTTCGCTTTTGCAGGAGCAACCTCAGCGATACGCATTGCAAAACGCATGCGTAAGGAGTTTCCGTATTTCGTCCAGCTATCTACACTAAAGCCATAAGCATTATCAAACTTTGTCTTGGTATTAGGAACCGGATTATCAGCATCTAGTTTTGAAACCGCATCTTTCAACTCGTTCAATATGAAGGTATAAACTTCTTCCACAGTGTTATACTTTGGATTCGTGCCTTCAAATCCTTCCAATGGAACCGGACCGAAGTTGTCAGACAATTCGCTAAGCAAATAAGCTCTCCAAATTCTAGAAATCTGAACCATATTGTTGATATGTGGTTCTGCCGTATTTGCAGCTATGCGCTCTTCGCCTACTTTAATTGCTTTGTTGATACTGGTTAACCATTTCGCACCATAACCTCTACCCCAATATTCGTTGGACCAACTGTCATTGTGCGTACCGACAGCAAGACCGTTTGATAGGTGTTGTCTTGCCGCAGTTTTCCAATACAGCACAAAAACACGCTCCGCAATATTGGGATCTTGTTGTGCGCCAATTAATGCATCATTAAACAAATATTCTACTTGTACTTGGCCCTCATTTACTTTCAGAGGGGGAGTGTTCATCTCTTCAAAATCCGAACACGACGTTACGCTTGCCGCAAGTGCAAAAAACAATCCCGCTTTTGATATAATATTTTTCATTTGTCTTCGCTCTTAAAATTAAAATCCTAATGTTAGGTTAATGAAGAATGATCTAGACGTTGGAGTTGAGAAGTTCTCAAATCCTGTCGCATTGGAGTTGATCGAGAATACAGATTCCGGGTCAATTCCATTAGCATAACTCTTGATCATCCATGCGTTGTTTACAGTAAATGCAATTTTTGCACGCTGTAAAACATTGCTTTTCAATACTGACGATGGTAGGTTATAGCTCAACGTAATATTTCTTAAGCGAATATTTGTCGCGTCGTAAATATTCTCTTCACCCACACCTAGGTTACCCGAATTAGTCACACGATCCCAGTATTGTTGATGAGAAACCGATTTCGTGTTTTCTTTATATCCATTTCCATCTGCAACAACGCCATCAACAACGAAGTCTTCGCGCTTACCACCTGGCGCAGTGATATCTGCCACACCGTTACGCTGTAAATTCAAGTTTGTTCCTGAGAA
The DNA window shown above is from Sphingobacterium hotanense and carries:
- a CDS encoding alpha-L-fucosidase, coding for MRKLSLLFLFIIYTFFATAQSDKAQWLADARYGMFIHWGLYSATEGIWKGERLRHPNNYAEWIRYRNRIGEAEYGELAKRFDWEKINPEEWVLLAKKAGMKYIIITSKHHDGVALWDTKVGSYSLPKLSGSGRDVIKEIADACRKHNMKLGFYYSHWIDWQHPYAWSHNQEVTGRVTDAQYNQYWQEKVIPQVRELLTNYGDIALMWFDMWIPYQESIIKKEQLDQLANMIHQLQPNCLINSRLGLPISNENVDFETLGDNVFGEAYTDHIWETPGTIAHSWGFNALENEWKSTNQIFQSLINNVSLNGSYTLNIGPRADGSVPFEGVERLETIGKWLALYGEALYANKGLKLKSTQHDWGRITQDQSGKNLYLHVYNWPLDKRLRVSGLMGKPVRATLLTPNGQLNLPVEQFGPLMHIQVPDRQPDPYVSVIKLSFDEIYLDDQVVGESTFGGFALNARNVITPGVGLKAFDGTRPDYLALKGNQEVAWKLYLPKAGKYRLTSNIHNGNGKESELKLSVQRLSLEASAAAKRYKQDFTILAKPNGKVTVEPNENWYVEEFLDQDAGTFLADRAGYYEVHFSSSDPIWFNRIWVEAIK
- a CDS encoding SusD/RagB family nutrient-binding outer membrane lipoprotein, with the protein product MKNIISKAGLFFALAASVTSCSDFEEMNTPPLKVNEGQVQVEYLFNDALIGAQQDPNIAERVFVLYWKTAARQHLSNGLAVGTHNDSWSNEYWGRGYGAKWLTSINKAIKVGEERIAANTAEPHINNMVQISRIWRAYLLSELSDNFGPVPLEGFEGTNPKYNTVEEVYTFILNELKDAVSKLDADNPVPNTKTKFDNAYGFSVDSWTKYGNSLRMRFAMRIAEVAPAKAKAEFESAAAGGNYIKNASEMFAIQEKPGWDPLSGVMSREWNGQVLSATLNNLYLGLGGIKSQDQLAASFHSAIKPANYVGKRMLEHYSVKTNDPSAGYFFDGLPNTIDPRAYKTFYIPGDVSSSTWSNYPSWTNDAKETEVTMKRASGDIKLNTKNTWSTTAIGDFGALGTANGIRSVQIGKIPGLSQAFRASGAKRVFFAAWESYFLLAEAALKGWSVGTTAQAAYENGVKSSFEYWGVSQHAAAYLASEDYNRVGTSAKFTHTTEPGNSHSMSYVDGYTNATGTASIAYPANTIYKNGTVRNDALTKIITQKYIANMPWLPLEAWSDHRRLGLPFFENPAVENPLTNLPDLNSGNVMTNRVKFFPQRIPFPSVFRESSPEGYAQAVTALGGEDKVLTPLWWAKKN